The Methanohalophilus portucalensis genome window below encodes:
- the grpE gene encoding nucleotide exchange factor GrpE yields the protein MVGKDKQEDDNSSDAEYSPEELEQLVQEKDAEIASLKEDLLRKRAEFDNFRKRTRKEQEEFRNFAVENLMVELLDVYDNFERAIESARNTDDVNSVVEGVEMVFKQFVSILEKEGLKRIECEGEEFDPSEHEAMMHVEHEDHPDNTIIDVCKPGYKLNSRIIRPAMVAVSKNTSSDKEEK from the coding sequence ATGGTAGGTAAAGATAAACAAGAAGATGATAACTCCTCAGACGCGGAATATTCTCCTGAAGAGCTGGAACAGCTGGTTCAGGAAAAGGATGCGGAAATTGCATCCCTGAAGGAAGACCTTTTGCGTAAGAGAGCAGAATTTGATAATTTCCGCAAACGTACCCGCAAGGAGCAGGAAGAATTCCGCAATTTTGCTGTGGAAAACCTAATGGTGGAATTGCTTGATGTCTATGATAATTTCGAGAGGGCCATTGAGTCTGCTCGCAATACCGATGATGTGAATTCGGTTGTCGAAGGGGTGGAAATGGTGTTCAAGCAATTTGTATCGATCCTGGAAAAAGAAGGTCTCAAAAGGATTGAATGTGAAGGTGAGGAATTTGACCCATCTGAACATGAAGCCATGATGCACGTTGAACATGAGGATCATCCTGACAATACTATCATTGATGTTTGTAAACCTGGATACAAGTTAAATTCCAGGATAATCCGGCCCGCTATGGTGGCGGTTTCCAAAAACACTTCTTCTGACAAAGAGGAGAAGTAA
- the dnaK gene encoding molecular chaperone DnaK — translation MGKILGIDLGTTNSCMAVIEGGEPTVLPNAEGSRTTPSVVGFSKKGEKLVGQVAKRQMVANPDNTVSSIKRHIGEGDYQVTLNGKEYTPQEISAMILRKLKEDAESYLGETITDTVITVPAYFNDSQRQATKDAGKIAGLEVKRIINEPTAASLAYGLDKETGDHKILVYDLGGGTFDVSILELGEGVFEVLSTSGDTHLGGDDFDDRIVNHIISEFKKEEGIDLSGDKAAMQRFKDAAEKAKIELSGVGTTNINLPFITADSNGQPKHVDIDITRAQFEKMTEDLLDKTLQSMKKALSDANLKTSDIEKILLIGGSTRMPAVVRTVKEFIGKDPYKNINPDEAVAVGAAIQAGVMGGEVEDVLLLDVIPLTLGIETMGGVATPLIERNTTIPTRKSQVFSTAADNQSSVEIHVLQGERGVASANKTLGRFILDGIPPAPRGMPQIEVTFDIDANGILNVSAKDKGTGKEQSITIEKPGGLSDEEIDQMVKDAEAHAEEDKAKKEEVEARNNAETLVSSAEKSLKEAGDIASDEQKSKVESAISDLNTALEGSDIEAIKSKTETLQEAMYEISALLYQKAQEEAEASGQAAGGEGASTSGAEGGSDEDVVDADFEEVDDNDKK, via the coding sequence ATGGGTAAAATACTTGGAATTGATCTGGGAACTACAAATTCCTGCATGGCAGTGATCGAAGGTGGCGAACCAACTGTATTACCAAATGCAGAAGGTAGCAGGACGACTCCCTCTGTTGTGGGATTCTCAAAGAAGGGAGAAAAACTTGTGGGCCAGGTAGCCAAAAGACAGATGGTGGCAAATCCGGACAATACGGTAAGTTCAATCAAACGTCATATTGGTGAAGGGGACTATCAGGTAACTCTCAATGGCAAGGAATATACGCCACAGGAAATTTCTGCAATGATACTGCGCAAACTCAAGGAAGATGCAGAAAGTTACCTTGGTGAAACAATTACAGATACTGTAATCACAGTCCCTGCTTATTTCAATGACTCCCAGAGACAGGCTACAAAGGATGCCGGTAAGATCGCAGGGCTTGAAGTTAAGAGGATCATAAATGAGCCCACAGCAGCTTCTCTGGCATATGGACTGGATAAAGAAACCGGTGACCACAAGATTCTTGTTTACGATCTTGGAGGCGGTACTTTTGATGTGTCCATCCTTGAGTTGGGAGAAGGTGTTTTTGAAGTACTTTCCACAAGTGGTGATACCCATCTTGGAGGAGATGACTTCGATGACAGGATTGTCAACCACATCATAAGCGAATTCAAAAAGGAAGAAGGTATCGATCTATCTGGTGACAAGGCAGCAATGCAGAGGTTCAAGGATGCTGCGGAGAAGGCCAAGATTGAATTATCCGGCGTGGGTACCACAAATATCAACCTTCCTTTCATTACAGCTGATTCAAACGGTCAGCCAAAACATGTTGACATAGATATTACGAGAGCACAGTTCGAAAAGATGACTGAGGATCTTCTCGACAAGACCCTCCAATCCATGAAAAAAGCGCTCAGCGATGCAAACCTTAAAACTTCAGATATCGAAAAGATCCTGCTAATTGGTGGTTCTACCAGAATGCCTGCAGTTGTCAGGACTGTGAAAGAATTCATTGGTAAGGATCCGTACAAGAATATCAATCCTGATGAAGCGGTTGCTGTGGGTGCTGCCATACAGGCCGGTGTAATGGGAGGAGAAGTTGAAGATGTATTGCTGCTGGATGTCATTCCTCTGACCCTTGGTATCGAAACAATGGGTGGCGTTGCAACGCCCTTGATTGAGAGGAATACCACTATTCCTACACGTAAGAGTCAGGTGTTCTCGACAGCTGCGGATAACCAGAGTTCTGTGGAAATTCACGTATTGCAGGGTGAAAGAGGCGTTGCTTCTGCCAACAAGACCCTCGGACGTTTTATCCTTGACGGCATACCACCTGCACCGCGGGGAATGCCACAGATCGAAGTAACTTTCGATATAGATGCCAATGGTATCCTCAATGTTTCTGCAAAAGATAAGGGAACCGGCAAAGAGCAGTCTATAACTATCGAGAAGCCAGGCGGTCTTTCTGATGAGGAGATCGACCAGATGGTCAAGGATGCAGAGGCACATGCTGAAGAGGATAAGGCAAAGAAAGAAGAGGTTGAGGCAAGGAATAATGCAGAAACCCTGGTAAGTTCTGCCGAGAAATCTCTCAAGGAGGCAGGAGACATTGCTTCAGATGAGCAGAAATCCAAGGTAGAATCTGCGATTTCAGATCTCAATACTGCTCTTGAAGGTAGTGACATTGAAGCAATCAAGAGTAAAACCGAGACTTTGCAGGAAGCAATGTATGAAATCTCTGCCCTTCTTTACCAGAAGGCACAGGAAGAGGCTGAAGCTTCCGGACAGGCAGCAGGCGGAGAAGGTGCTTCTACATCTGGTGCTGAAGGCGGATCAGATGAAGATGTTGTCGATGCTGACTTTGAAGAAGTAGACGACAACGACAAAAAGTAA
- the dnaJ gene encoding molecular chaperone DnaJ produces the protein MSTKRDYYEILGISKDASASDIKKAYRKLAMKYHPDKNKEPDAEEKFKEISEAYAVLSDEEKRAQYDRFGHAGIDNQYSEEDIFRTADFGGFEDILEHIFGGGFGGFGGFGGFGGSRSSRRGPQRGSDLRYDMDITLKQAAFGDKVNIDVPRAHNCDTCGGTGAKPGTEPVKCSNCGGSGQVTHARRTPLGNFMTATTCDKCHGRGQIIESPCETCNGTGKVRKTKTIEVTIPKGVETGLRLKMTGEGEAGSPGAPPGDLYIVLHVKPHELFERMGDDIVCEIPISFAQAALGDSIQVPTLYGDVKMNIKPGTQTHSVLRLKGKGMPHLHGHGQGDQLVKVIVQTPTKLNEEQKKLLKEFDSLGGGSAGSGKGGVFDKFKNAFESVISPDDSPGDSTA, from the coding sequence ATGTCTACAAAGCGTGATTACTACGAAATACTGGGTATTTCCAAGGACGCATCAGCCAGCGATATAAAGAAAGCTTATCGAAAGCTTGCAATGAAATACCATCCGGACAAAAATAAGGAACCGGATGCTGAGGAAAAGTTCAAGGAGATATCCGAAGCCTATGCCGTCCTTTCTGATGAGGAAAAGAGAGCACAATATGATCGCTTCGGACACGCGGGAATTGATAATCAGTATTCGGAAGAAGATATATTCCGTACAGCCGATTTCGGAGGTTTCGAGGATATCCTCGAGCATATCTTTGGCGGCGGATTCGGTGGTTTTGGTGGCTTTGGCGGATTCGGCGGCTCACGCAGTTCACGCCGGGGCCCACAGAGAGGTTCTGACCTGAGATATGACATGGATATTACCCTCAAACAGGCTGCATTCGGAGACAAGGTTAACATCGATGTTCCACGGGCACATAATTGTGACACCTGTGGTGGAACAGGGGCCAAACCCGGTACAGAACCAGTCAAATGTTCTAACTGCGGTGGCAGTGGACAGGTAACCCATGCCCGTCGTACTCCCCTTGGTAATTTTATGACAGCCACTACCTGTGACAAATGTCACGGCAGGGGACAGATAATTGAATCACCCTGTGAAACCTGTAATGGTACCGGCAAAGTCAGAAAGACAAAGACCATTGAGGTAACTATTCCCAAAGGTGTGGAAACCGGTCTGCGTTTGAAAATGACTGGAGAAGGAGAAGCCGGAAGTCCAGGTGCTCCGCCGGGGGATCTTTACATTGTACTTCATGTTAAGCCTCATGAACTCTTTGAAAGAATGGGTGACGACATAGTATGTGAAATTCCCATCTCATTTGCACAGGCTGCTCTGGGTGACAGTATACAGGTTCCCACTCTTTACGGGGATGTAAAGATGAATATAAAACCCGGCACCCAGACCCATTCAGTATTGCGTCTTAAAGGCAAGGGGATGCCGCATCTGCATGGGCATGGACAGGGGGACCAGCTCGTAAAAGTTATCGTACAGACCCCTACAAAGCTCAATGAGGAACAGAAAAAGCTCCTCAAGGAATTTGACAGTCTGGGTGGAGGATCCGCCGGCTCAGGTAAAGGTGGTGTTTTTGATAAATTCAAAAATGCTTTTGAATCTGTAATCTCTCCTGATGACTCTCCGGGCGATTCTACTGCCTGA